Proteins from one Impatiens glandulifera chromosome 2, dImpGla2.1, whole genome shotgun sequence genomic window:
- the LOC124925251 gene encoding extensin-2-like: MGNFQRLGHFSLFIFAILLISSCGAIAESYSYSSPPPSYTYSSPPPPYSYSSPPPPTSYSYSSPPPPYSYSSPPPPPSYVYSSPPPPPSYSYSSPPPPSYSYSSHHYYTHPHKHVKPYFHSHPKKYNSYTYKSPPSYYQSHKKNVHSYKTKENKYTPYAYSSPPPPPPYKAQEKKYTPYTYSSPPPPVYKDQEKKYSPYTYSSPPPPYKAQEKKYTPYTYSSPPPPSYKTQEKKYTPYSYSSPPPPPYKTKEKNTPYTYSSPPPPTYKTQEKKYTPYTYSSPPPPPKEKKYTPYTYSSPPPPYKAQEKKYTPYTYSSPPPPAYY; this comes from the coding sequence ATGGGAAACTTCCAAAGGTTAGGgcatttctctctttttatctttgcaattttattaatatcttCATGTGGAGCTATAGCTGAGTCATACTCTTATTCTTCTCCACCGCCATCTTATACCTATTCGTCTCCACCCCCACCGTACTCTTATTCTTCTCCGCCTCCTCCAACGTCATACTCTTATTCTTCTCCGCCACCACCATACTCCTATTCGTCGCCACCCCCGCCACCATCTTACGTCTATTCTTCTCCTCCCCCGCCACCATCATACTcttattcttctcctcctccgCCTTCATATTCTTATTCTTCTCATCATTATTATACTCACCCTCACAAACATGTAAAACCTTATTTTCATTCACATCCTAAGAAATATAACTCATATACCTACAAATCACCACCATCTTACTATCAAAGTCATAAGAAAAATGTTCATTCTTACAAAACTAAAGAGAATAAGTACACTCCTTATGCATACTCTtccccaccaccaccacctccatACAAAGCTCAAGAGAAGAAATACACTCCCTACACATACTCATCCCCACCACCACCAGTATACAAAGATCAAGAAAAGAAGTATAGTCCTTACACATACTcgtcaccaccaccaccatacAAAGCTCAAGAGAAGAAATATACTCCTTACACATACTcgtctccaccaccaccatcatACAAAACTCAAGAGAAGAAGTATACTCCGTATTCATACTcgtcaccaccaccaccaccatacAAAACTAAGGAGAAGAACACCCCTTACACATATTCATCCCCGCCTCCACCAACATACAAAACTCAAGAAAAAAAGTATACTCCTTACACATATTCATCCCCGCCGCCACCACCAAAAGAAAAGAAGTACACTCCTTACACATACTCATCCCCGCCACCACCATACAAAGCTCAAGAAAAGAAGTACACTCCTTACACTTACTCGTCTCCCCCGCCACCAGCCTACTACTAA